The genomic interval AGTAACATCTTTTAATGGGATATATCCTGAACCATCAACAACGGATAAGGTCTTCAGCTGTTGTCTCATAACCCTGGCTGGATTACTAAGTATTTCAAAGTTCGGTTCAGGCTCTTTCTTTTCCTTACTCTCTTTTTCCTCTCCCTCTTTGTCttctttctttgtttctttagaTGTTCCAGCATCTTTGTCAGATTTTCCATGAACCGTTATATTAGGATTAGGAGATTTAGAAGGTTTCTTTTCTTCTTCGTCGACATCCATTTTTGATGTCGTAGATGAAGTCACGCTACTGCTGGTAGATCCTTCAGTTGTATGCGCTCGCCTGCGAGCCCTCGCGGCGGCAATACTCAGTACAGCAGTAGTTACTCTTTCCCTTTCCTCACGTTTTTTCTCTTCCAGCGGCGCTGGATAAGCGTATAATGACGGTTTCGAGTTTGATTTGAGTTCCAACTGAGGCATTTTCAAGTCAGTATTAAGAGCAATCAGACAGGTTGGTGTGAAAGCAAGTGAGAGACAGTGGGCGAGTGGGAACCAATACCAGTACTGGGTGAAAACTAACATTCCAACTACAGCTAACATATTCATGTGCCCAGTTCTGTTCTGAAGGGAAACAGTGACATTACGACCACCAGCGTCAATAATACCCTGCGCAAGAATAGCGCCGAACTTGGCCATAACATCCTCATGTTTGTTAGATATAACTTGTGCATAAAGCTGTCGGAAATATGTGACTTTGGGGCAAAGGGCTTCAGTTTGCTGAATTAAGATCATGGCGGATGCGATCAGTGCACCTTGCCTGACGAAGTTAACAGGGTCGAATTTAACCATAGGTTCTAAAAGGCCAATGGCTTCTCGATTTCCCGTGCCTGCGCAAGCGATACCTAAAGCCATCGCAGCGCCATAACGGACGTGAGGGTTGTAGGATTCAGCTAAAAGTGAAACAACAGACGGGCATTGTTCAGGAGTTCTGAATAGTAGGAAACCGAGAGCTGTAACAGCTGCACGACGAACATCGTCATTAACATCGGAGACGGCAACGTGAAGCAAAGTGCGGATGGAATCATTATTTCCAGTACCACAATATGCAGTGGCAATAGTATAACACCCAGTCCGACGCAACAATGGATCCTTGTCTCTCAATAACTGTTCAACGAGTGCATCAGCTTCTTCAAGCCGTCCATACATCGTGAAGGAAATACCCACAGCTAAGCCTCTAAGAATTTTCTCGTGTTGAGTCTCCTGGGCGTAAGCGACCATATCTTCGATGGCTGCAGCGTGTCGTGAGCCTAACATGACCATTCCCATAGCTATCCCTGCTGCTTCACCAGTCACTGCATCATCTTGATATAGATTAAACTTGAGTTGTTCATACACATCCTGCCTGTGGGTACCCATGGCAGCTAGGCCTAGACCCAGACATCCTCCATGGCGCACCATCTCATTTTGCGCATCTTTTAATTGCGTTAAAAGATAGTCAATGATATTGGCTCCATGGTTAGCATGGATTAAACCCAAAGCATAGAGCCCACCACCTTCGGAATACCCTGATGATGGACCCGCCTCTTTAGGTAAATAAGACTGCATAAGAGCTAAGGATTCACCTTCATGGCCTCTGTGAATTACCCCAAGTGATGCTGTTACAGTCAATTTAGCCCAGTTTGTAGCTCTCGCCAACCACTCTAAGTTATCCCTCAAAAATTGGTCACTTGTAGTTCCTGCATGCATAAATGCATTAGCAATAACTGTTGCTGTATGACAAATTGAGACTCTAATGGCATCCTTTGTATTTTTCAAGATAAGCATATCTGCATGGTTTGACCTAATTAAGAATTGTAACTGTAAACCTATAGATACATCTCCACCTAATATGGATATTAACTTTTCTACCCTCCTTTGATGTTCTTTCTCAGCATCATTAAGGCTGTCTATATCTCTTTCAGGTTTCTTCGCTTCTTCTGTTGGTGTTGGGTCTACTTCCATTGAAGCCTCTGGGAAGGGGCCACCTTGTGGCTGTGGTTTTCCTCCAAGGGCACTTGGTATTGGTGCTGTTATTCTAAGTGCCTGTAAAACCCTGCCTAGGAATTGCTGTGTAGCTGAATCATACAAATCAAAAGCTATTTGATAAGCCATAAGGACAGAATCTGTTGGGCCGTGGGTCAGTTTGTCAAGTATTTCTGCTACTGATAAAGGATCTTCCAAGAAAATGAGACACTGACACATGTTGACATAATCTGGGATGTTCAGTCCTCTGTATAAACCAACAAGAGATCTGAGAACTGTGCTGCGAAAACCTTTGTTCTGGAGAAGACTCATTGCTACGGTGAAGGCGTACTGAAGCATACctgtaaaagaaaatatgaGAATGAAGGACAATATTATACGTCACAAACTTTCAATCATCTTCAGGTTAGTAATCCGCCTGAAGGCCACCCACAGAGCTCTGAACCTCTGTCTCATAGTAAAGGAAATCAGAGCTTAGGGTTTTGTCTATTAATATTTGATGTTATTGCATCATTGGAATGTAATATGCTCTCCAAAGCACAGTAGTGAACAATGCGAGTCTAACTCTGGACTGgtattaagaatttaaattttaatagtcctATTGTTGCATGCATactgttatcatcatcatcatcatatcaaccccattaccagcccactgcagtgcacgggtctcctcccacaatgagaaggggttaaggctgttgTCTGTtgttcaccacgctgacccagtgcggattgatagacttcttggagaacattatggagaattttcAGGTATAAAGGTTTGctcatgatattttccttcaccagtACTATTTTAAGttgaagtcctatccactgggctaccaccatTTCTTACTTTAATATGTAACACTTATTAAAGTTACTTCTGATACAAGCCTGAGGGCTAACAACTAAAatatgtattgttgtagtaaacACCATAAATTTATAACTCATATTTGGAGATTTCGCCCATGCAGTGGCTCAACTAGGTTATGAACGATTAAATTGCACCCTAATTTAGTTTGAGCTTTGATTGAATGAGGAAGGCAAGTATTTCAACTTAAATTATCTGAtcatagaaaaatattcatttcatCTGCAAATGAAGATAGTTAGCCTTTACCACTGAGTTAGCTTGTCTGACAAATCAAATCTATGCAATATATGACTAATCTATATCTTTTATGCTAATTTGGCAGTAAAGGATCAATATCTTCGCGTGcagataaacatttattatttacattttcatttcTACAGGTTGATGTTTGTTTTGGTATGATAATcctttgtttaattaataataacactaCAAAGGTTTGGTAAGAATCAAAACAACAAGCCCAATTTCATGCTTGAAGATGTTTGTGCCAACTTATTACACATTACTAATGGAAAGCAAGGCAAGGGTGGGAAGAGGctcagttttaattatttaaaatttatcttacACTTTTGAATTGTAATGTCTTGATTTAATTCTATTGTGTGAGGGattgacttgttttttttaaaggacaaCACAAAGGAAAGTGGTCATACCAGCTATGTCATCAGATTTCATGATGGACTCCTCGAAAATGTCCATCCGCCGAGTCTCCAATGCCAGACCTAGCGCCTGGCGGTACTGACCATCTTCAAGGCATCGCTGGAACATTCGGTTGACGATCGCTTCTAACCTCGGGTCTATCGGCTCTGCAGTTGCACTATCGATGAAATGAGCCTTCCTCTTTTGCGTGTAAAAGTCGATTGCCTTAGCAATCGTGGTGTCCACATACTCATTGCGAGCATTTACGTCGAACAAATTACCAGCCCCTAAAGCGTATGTCAGGGAATCTTCGAAAGCTCCCAAATGGTAATAAACCTTGCTAGCCACTAACGCAGCAAGCTGATGCTGAGAAAATACCTTATCCTCATGCAAAATCTCAATCTTTTCAATGGATTCAGATATCTCCGGCCAAAATTCATCGACGATGTTGTCCAACCTCTTCAGTGCGAACTCTTTCACTTCGTGCATCGGTTCATCTAGCAGGGATATTATCCCTGCGGCTGATGTTATgttcattttcgttttttttttttttaaacctttcttATTATTTCGCTTACAGTTTAGTTTTATGAGATAAATCCAAATTGAAAATAAGAGCTCACTACAGCGATGAATTGacaaatttgttttataccaGAGACAAAACCAGAGCTCTATATGTTGTCACTTAACTACTAGGAAATGATGTTACGAAAGCTTCTGACCAATGACGTTGCGAACTTTAAACGTTTCTAACCAATCAGGGGCATATATTACTTGTTTGCACAATTTTTGGTATGTTGAAAACACACTCTCGTTTAAAACCTATGGGTTCATTGCAATTCTATTTACTAAATGAAACTTTAAATcaaaagcaattataaatttcaaaaaaaaattaatgttttaaaaatattctttgtttATTCTAACTTGACTCCTAAATAAATGTTAGGTTTTAGAACGCTAATTTCTTGCCGTAATGATTGTGACGTTGACGTTTTCTATCATTGCCTCGTGAGTTGTCATTTATCTGTCAATAACACGACATCGTAGCAAAAAGTAGTTGTACAAACAGCTGCCTAAAATTCGCGTagtaaatcaaatttaaaataatatcacaaAATGTTGGACCTATTTAGCATCTTCAGTAAAGGGGGTATTGTGTTGTGGTGTTTTCAGAGTACGAGTGAAATATTTACACCCTCTGTAAATGCGTTGATACGAAATGTTATCTTACAAGTAAGTTCATTGCCATTCGGAAGCCTTTCTTACGTTTAAATCTCATTAGCTTAcgtcttaattaattattccatATTCCATGCcaattataacataaatttcTTGCGATATTAACatgattttttaacattttaggaACGTTCTGGTAACAATACCTTTAGTCATAACGCACTAAGCCTTCAGTACAAGCTCGATAATGAATTTGAGCTAGTTTTCGTAGTAGCGTACCAACGCATACTACAATTATCGTACGTGGATAAATTCCTGAACGATGTGCACTTGGAGTTTAGGGACAAATACAAGAATGAATTGGAAGGTGGCAGGTATATCATGGACTTTGATTTCAAGACATCCTTTGATAACATACTTAAGCAGTGTGAACTATGGggtaagtaattttattatataaatttatttttatccattAACTGCACCCCACTAAAATCAAGGCTGCAGCCTCTATTGACAATTAAACTAGTTAAATTTTCTGTAAtgatttgcataaaataatcaCACAATATGATTTAAGTACTGAAAACAATAActccaatcaatcaatcaatcaatcaaaaatactttattgcacacaagaaataaataaaagagaacaaaggtataagtcatttaaatttgtgtaacaaaggcagTCATATCACTTTCCAAAACAAATTAAGCATATCACCCTTTATTCTATGaacattaagttttatttacatgTCCATCCTTAGGAGctgctgactttacaatgaataaaattgtttattgtaaagtaaCACCAACTTGTATCCAAATTTGgttgataatatataaattgtttatatttttcagcAAAGTCCCAAGCTAAACTTCCAAAGCAAATGCGTACCTTTGAAGACTCACAGAAGTCTAAAAAGACTGTTGCATCTATGATAGAGCGTAAGGGAGAAGAGAAGAGTAAGAAGTCTGGTAATTATTTTGCTGTTCAATTGGTAGTTAACTCCATATCCACCCATAGGAACTCAGTGGATCAATAGTCTGCACCTTGATATAGTCCTGTATGGGAGCCATAGTGATGCATGGAACTGTaataataggaagatcttccgcCAAGCTGGTGTGTTGATACAGGTCCAACAATTCATCTTTGAAAGTTGTACATATGGTACTCATGTGTGAAAACTTAAGACGATAGATATCACGATGTTGGTTGCAGCACCATCTAGTATGATAATGTGGAGATCACTAAAGTCCCATACATAACAAAAAAGTGCCTTGCTTCTTTGTTTCTCACAGTAAAGTGCAAATACCTGGAATGTCCATTGTCCACCTTCCAATTGTATGTGTAACTTTAAATTGAGTATGACTAGACATCTGGGATTGCAATGCTTGcctatttatcaataaaaactatgtattacaaaaataaaagccaCGGTTACACAGCTTATCTAATAGCTTAGTAACATATCTATGACATTTCTGATCTGCAACAAAGTTGGTTTGGGTAGTGGCCTAggttatttgtgtgatgaacatgaatgtttttcagtgtatgggtgtttatctgtatttatgtttcataaaaatatttatcagtcatcttagtacccataaaacaagatatccttactttggggctagatggtgatgtgtgtattgttgtagtatatttatttattttatttatatatcagttGGTTTTACAAACTATGCAGCAATAATAatccaatatatatttttaaatttagtattaGCAGTCTTTTTTCTATTACaatcatatttttctttcaatttcTTGGGAGTTAAGAGTGTAGCTGTGTAACgcttccaaacaaccttgtttattattaaagaatacAAATCAGTAACTGGTTTACTGTGGTTTTTGGTGAGCTAATTAAGTTGATGGTCCCCCAACATTTTGTTATATACGCACCGTATGTGTAACAAATTTGCATAAGActactttacttacttatacATAATATGAAAAAGCAGATAAGAACTGGTCTTAAATATATATggtttaaaatacaaattcgTTTGGTTTCCAGTAAAAATAGTAGAAAACAAGATAGTGCCTAATGGTAAAGTAGAGGAATCACCTGAGCCAGACGATGACGTCATCGCCGCAAACAGGGCCAAGCTAGCTCAGAAACTGGCGGCTAAGACCAAGAAGGACACAAAGTGAGTATATgccaatttgtttaaaatattattaacctaGAATAcgatcatcatcaatagcataTGTCAGTCCACTAAAGGCCTTGTCCGACATCACCATGCTGGGTAGGCAAGTAGCTGAACGCAGTAGATGAaagtaaatagatagatagatctttattcgcataatacacacgtttacataaaTCATTTCGCTATCAATTGCAAAGTCACAGTGTATTTCCATTAGCTGGTGGGGAAATATTACAAGCCAATTAACACAGAATCAATTTAAAACAtgctattttaatacaatacaataatacaattgcGGTAATAATAATCTGAGTAAaagaaaagcttcgaccaatatcttaagaagcgttcgcttggttgttggatcaagggtcggatacagaaggcaatagtccttgaaacggtgcgtattgtgaggaggttcctcagtCTGGACCCCTGACCGCCGGTTTCTTGGGCATTCTAAAGCCCagcaagcggagggtggtttatttttcttataaatttttaatagtgttttttcatttttgtaagcattgttaaaaattaaaaaaaaaatgtaaatcaataaatgatagaatgtAAAAAgagagtaaaaaatatatttatatatgtatataaaaaaaacagaaacattagAAGCTACTGCCCGTCCTCTGTGATGTTTCCTTAGTCCACTCGTACTACACCCTTGAACAACACGTTTGAAAAGCagaggtgacaactgtattctctTCCACTGTCACCACACTGCACAAAATACAATAGTGTGAACTAAGACGCGTGAGCGAATGTGTTTGGCATGCTCGTGCGCCGCTGCTGACACCATTTAATACATATAcacaaatagaaaatattaaattatccagtattacataatataataatgcaaaAGTGCTTTTACATGTTTGTCCGTTCTGCCTTTACGTtccaactaagcaaccaatcaacgtgaattttggcatagagttagttgaaagaactgagagtaacgtaggctac from Pararge aegeria chromosome 18, ilParAegt1.1, whole genome shotgun sequence carries:
- the LOC120631403 gene encoding 26S proteasome non-ATPase regulatory subunit 1, with translation MNITSAAGIISLLDEPMHEVKEFALKRLDNIVDEFWPEISESIEKIEILHEDKVFSQHQLAALVASKVYYHLGAFEDSLTYALGAGNLFDVNARNEYVDTTIAKAIDFYTQKRKAHFIDSATAEPIDPRLEAIVNRMFQRCLEDGQYRQALGLALETRRMDIFEESIMKSDDIAGMLQYAFTVAMSLLQNKGFRSTVLRSLVGLYRGLNIPDYVNMCQCLIFLEDPLSVAEILDKLTHGPTDSVLMAYQIAFDLYDSATQQFLGRVLQALRITAPIPSALGGKPQPQGGPFPEASMEVDPTPTEEAKKPERDIDSLNDAEKEHQRRVEKLISILGGDVSIGLQLQFLIRSNHADMLILKNTKDAIRVSICHTATVIANAFMHAGTTSDQFLRDNLEWLARATNWAKLTVTASLGVIHRGHEGESLALMQSYLPKEAGPSSGYSEGGGLYALGLIHANHGANIIDYLLTQLKDAQNEMVRHGGCLGLGLAAMGTHRQDVYEQLKFNLYQDDAVTGEAAGIAMGMVMLGSRHAAAIEDMVAYAQETQHEKILRGLAVGISFTMYGRLEEADALVEQLLRDKDPLLRRTGCYTIATAYCGTGNNDSIRTLLHVAVSDVNDDVRRAAVTALGFLLFRTPEQCPSVVSLLAESYNPHVRYGAAMALGIACAGTGNREAIGLLEPMVKFDPVNFVRQGALIASAMILIQQTEALCPKVTYFRQLYAQVISNKHEDVMAKFGAILAQGIIDAGGRNVTVSLQNRTGHMNMLAVVGMLVFTQYWYWFPLAHCLSLAFTPTCLIALNTDLKMPQLELKSNSKPSLYAYPAPLEEKKREERERVTTAVLSIAAARARRRAHTTEGSTSSSVTSSTTSKMDVDEEEKKPSKSPNPNITVHGKSDKDAGTSKETKKEDKEGEEKESKEKKEPEPNFEILSNPARVMRQQLKTLSVVDGSGYIPLKDVTIGGIVMLNHSGDDEQVLVEPVAAFGPKTEEEKEPEPPEPFEYLDD